The proteins below come from a single Treponema phagedenis genomic window:
- a CDS encoding S1C family serine protease: MTKYKRNILSVFFCTVLIISCKNFDTVQSTGDFSKTASINYEISLARKNFADKPLQGLCRAKVLLQNTSDNADVLNLYRDAVQNAQKAFLSAAEKKDWYTALIFYQSLQSLGEAPQNWTEEKIRTAQKATWKELHRDILLEIFEDTKATPQDEAPSIQTVAKMIKGTTTVWVDKGIRVEKGRGFSDKILGSGFFIDKRGYFITNYHVIQSEVDPEYEGYSRVYIKPSANKNVKIPAKVIGWDSIFDLALLKTEIEPEVVFKLGSSEGLSIGSKIYAIGSPAGLDKTLTSGIVSAKNRKLFSLGDALQIDASVNPGSSGGPIVDEKGNVQAIVFAGLESLEGLNFAIPVEFLKLILPDLYRGGKVEHSWLGAFGQVLAPRALSNTKGVKLLYTIPGCPAALAIVPEQSIITAINDTPIDTIEKLQQELLHYSPDTIIKISGYALQDKNKPDTIDSYVKKDWFVQTAARPEFPVKLIYEKDLSYRAFTPLFGFEFGSTGKKNTYRVERIVSGTFADENEFTQGDVIEIQRVRINEENKVVIADVYAKRRKAGYFDSFMQFGQYLDNPLFF; the protein is encoded by the coding sequence ATGACAAAATATAAGCGCAACATTCTATCGGTTTTTTTTTGCACCGTATTGATTATTTCTTGCAAAAATTTCGATACAGTACAAAGCACCGGAGATTTTTCAAAAACCGCAAGCATCAACTATGAAATTTCACTTGCGCGAAAAAACTTTGCCGATAAGCCCTTGCAGGGGCTTTGCCGCGCCAAAGTTTTATTGCAAAACACATCCGATAATGCCGATGTTTTAAACTTATACCGCGATGCGGTGCAAAATGCGCAAAAAGCCTTTCTGAGCGCAGCAGAAAAAAAAGATTGGTACACTGCGCTGATTTTTTATCAATCCTTGCAGAGTCTTGGAGAAGCGCCGCAAAATTGGACAGAGGAAAAAATACGCACTGCACAAAAAGCAACATGGAAAGAATTACACCGCGATATTCTATTAGAGATTTTTGAAGATACAAAAGCAACTCCGCAAGATGAGGCACCCTCAATTCAAACCGTTGCAAAAATGATAAAAGGAACTACAACCGTTTGGGTTGATAAAGGAATACGAGTTGAAAAAGGCAGAGGCTTTTCCGACAAGATACTCGGCTCCGGTTTTTTCATCGATAAACGAGGATATTTTATCACTAATTATCATGTAATTCAAAGCGAGGTAGACCCAGAATACGAGGGGTACTCAAGGGTGTATATTAAACCATCCGCAAATAAGAATGTAAAAATTCCTGCAAAAGTAATTGGCTGGGATTCTATTTTTGACCTTGCGCTATTAAAAACCGAAATTGAACCCGAGGTTGTTTTTAAACTCGGCTCATCCGAAGGCTTAAGCATCGGCAGTAAGATTTACGCAATCGGCTCCCCTGCGGGACTGGATAAAACCCTGACTTCAGGAATTGTATCTGCTAAAAACCGCAAACTGTTTTCTCTCGGTGATGCGCTGCAAATTGATGCTTCAGTAAATCCCGGCAGCTCAGGCGGGCCGATTGTCGATGAAAAAGGAAATGTGCAGGCAATTGTTTTTGCAGGGCTTGAATCGCTTGAAGGACTTAACTTTGCTATTCCGGTTGAATTTCTCAAACTCATTCTGCCCGACTTATACCGCGGCGGAAAAGTTGAACATTCATGGCTCGGTGCATTCGGGCAAGTATTGGCGCCAAGAGCCTTGTCGAACACAAAGGGGGTTAAGCTGCTGTATACAATTCCCGGCTGCCCCGCCGCACTTGCAATAGTTCCCGAACAAAGCATTATCACCGCTATAAACGATACCCCGATTGATACAATCGAAAAACTGCAGCAAGAGCTTTTACATTACAGCCCCGATACAATCATCAAAATATCGGGTTATGCGCTACAGGATAAAAACAAACCCGACACTATAGACTCGTATGTAAAAAAAGACTGGTTTGTACAAACAGCTGCCCGCCCCGAATTTCCGGTAAAACTTATTTACGAAAAAGACCTATCATATCGTGCGTTCACGCCGCTGTTCGGATTTGAATTTGGCTCAACCGGCAAAAAAAATACTTATCGCGTTGAGCGAATTGTTTCCGGAACCTTTGCGGACGAAAACGAATTTACACAAGGAGACGTGATAGAAATTCAAAGAGTGCGAATAAATGAAGAAAACAAAGTAGTTATTGCGGATGTGTATGCGAAACGCAGAAAAGCGGGTTATTTTGATAGCTTCATGCAGTTCGGGCAGTATCTGGACAACCCCCTGTTTTTTTAA
- the lepA gene encoding translation elongation factor 4, protein MFNPDNIRNFCIVAHIDHGKSTLADRLIEKTKAVSERAQRAQMTDDMDIERERGITIKSHAVRIPYTAQDGKAYILNFVDTPGHVDFTYEVSRAIASCEGAILIVDASQGVESQTLSNMYLALEHNLEILPVINKIDLPAANIPEVLHQIDHDLGLDSEQAVPVSAKTGQNIDALFEAIVTHFPPPTGSDNNPLQALIFDCNYDPYRGVIIHVRVFEGVLKPGMTIRFMNNKAEYKIEETGVFVFALVATECLHAGEVGYIIAGIKTVSDVGVGDTITDANAPCAEPLAGFKEIKPVVFSSVYPVDTNDYEELRESFEKLKLNDASLSWEKDSSLALGHGFRCGFLGLLHLEIVQERLEREFDQSVIFTAPSVRYQIHLRSGETIICDNPADYPDETKIASADEPYIKAMVITPTEYLGNIMSLCMEKRGVQAGMNYLDEKRVEMIYEMPLAEVLFDFYDRLKSVSRGYASFDYELIEMRPTDLVKIDILINGKSVDALAQLAYRPNAYKKASHVCAQLKEEITRQQFKIAIQGAIGNQIISRETVNALRKDVLAKCYGGDITRKRKLLEKQKEGKKRMKMIGDVELPQSAFLSVLKTNTD, encoded by the coding sequence ATGTTTAATCCCGATAACATTCGTAATTTTTGTATTGTCGCTCATATTGATCACGGAAAATCCACCCTTGCAGACAGACTTATTGAAAAAACAAAGGCTGTTTCGGAGCGAGCCCAGCGGGCGCAAATGACCGATGATATGGATATTGAACGAGAGCGCGGCATTACAATCAAAAGCCATGCGGTGCGCATCCCTTATACGGCTCAGGACGGAAAAGCATACATACTCAATTTTGTCGATACGCCCGGACACGTGGATTTTACCTACGAAGTTTCCCGCGCTATTGCGTCATGCGAAGGTGCTATCTTAATTGTGGATGCAAGTCAGGGAGTTGAATCTCAAACGCTTTCAAACATGTATCTTGCGCTTGAACACAATTTGGAAATTCTTCCCGTTATCAACAAAATAGATTTACCTGCGGCGAACATCCCGGAGGTATTGCATCAAATCGATCATGATTTAGGACTTGATTCTGAGCAGGCTGTGCCGGTATCCGCAAAAACGGGACAAAACATTGACGCACTTTTTGAAGCGATTGTAACCCATTTTCCGCCGCCCACCGGTTCGGATAATAATCCTTTACAAGCACTCATCTTTGACTGCAACTACGATCCGTATCGAGGTGTTATTATTCATGTACGCGTGTTTGAAGGCGTTTTAAAACCGGGAATGACCATACGTTTTATGAATAACAAAGCCGAGTATAAAATTGAAGAAACCGGTGTGTTTGTTTTTGCGCTGGTTGCAACCGAGTGTTTGCATGCAGGCGAAGTCGGTTATATTATCGCAGGCATAAAAACCGTTTCAGATGTAGGCGTCGGCGATACCATTACCGATGCAAATGCTCCCTGTGCGGAACCCTTAGCGGGTTTTAAAGAAATAAAGCCGGTGGTTTTTTCGTCTGTGTATCCGGTTGACACCAATGATTACGAAGAGCTGCGGGAATCTTTTGAAAAATTAAAACTAAACGATGCAAGTCTTTCATGGGAAAAAGATTCATCGCTCGCTTTGGGACACGGGTTCCGCTGCGGTTTTTTAGGACTTCTCCATCTTGAGATTGTGCAGGAGCGATTAGAGCGAGAGTTTGACCAGTCGGTTATTTTTACCGCCCCCTCTGTGCGCTACCAAATTCATTTGCGCAGCGGAGAAACTATCATTTGTGATAACCCCGCGGATTATCCCGATGAAACTAAAATAGCATCCGCCGATGAGCCGTATATTAAGGCAATGGTTATTACGCCTACCGAATATCTCGGAAACATTATGAGCCTTTGTATGGAAAAGCGCGGTGTGCAAGCCGGTATGAATTACCTTGACGAAAAGCGCGTAGAAATGATATACGAAATGCCGCTCGCCGAAGTGCTTTTTGATTTTTACGATCGGTTAAAAAGTGTCAGCCGCGGTTATGCGTCATTTGATTATGAACTCATCGAAATGCGTCCCACCGATTTGGTAAAGATTGATATTTTAATAAACGGAAAATCCGTTGACGCCCTTGCGCAGCTTGCCTACCGCCCGAATGCGTATAAAAAAGCATCGCACGTATGCGCTCAGCTCAAGGAAGAAATCACTCGTCAGCAATTCAAAATCGCCATCCAAGGCGCCATCGGCAATCAAATTATTTCGCGCGAAACAGTCAATGCTCTGCGCAAGGACGTGCTGGCAAAATGCTACGGCGGCGACATTACCCGCAAACGAAAACTTCTGGAAAAACAAAAAGAAGGCAAAAAGCGCATGAAGATGATCGGCGATGTTGAGCTGCCGCAGTCCGCCTTCCTTTCCGTATTAAAAACAAATACCGATTGA
- a CDS encoding ISNCY family transposase has protein sequence MKLFMSIDQITRGHVIANCLEGRCTVQQAALRLNLSRRRVQQLKKAFKEKGLAAMLHGNSQRPSAKKTSKEIEQRLLALRSDPALSKSNFLHFHEIVTEEYQLQLSYSTLRRILLSHGIYSPKKRRTRKKVHKTRERRACFGELLQVDATPFPWFGGKEKSALHAFIDDARGMITGLYLCKNECLLGYLEVLRQTLENYGLPAALYPDKCSVFFVNAKKQLSIEEQLQGTKEQVTQFGKIIKYLGIDMFPAHSSQAKGRVERLWQTLQSRLPVEFARRGITTIEQANQFLKEYIGIFNKQFGVPACDSYSMFVPTPKTLDLDKLLSSVITRKLSSGSTISIKNHLFKIEQNKFGAGTMVNVLISQKHGIRALIHDEFYPIVPLDDIYRTDTVGRTGDLPQVVIDLIYEFLLKDAKAG, from the coding sequence ATGAAATTATTTATGAGCATTGATCAAATTACACGAGGACATGTTATCGCCAACTGCTTAGAAGGGAGATGTACGGTACAACAGGCTGCGCTTCGATTAAACCTTTCACGAAGACGCGTACAGCAATTAAAAAAGGCGTTCAAAGAAAAGGGTTTAGCAGCAATGCTGCATGGCAACAGTCAGCGTCCCTCTGCAAAGAAGACCTCGAAAGAAATTGAGCAGCGATTACTTGCGCTGCGAAGCGATCCCGCATTGTCAAAAAGCAATTTTTTGCATTTTCATGAAATAGTAACTGAAGAATATCAATTGCAGCTGTCATATTCGACTCTGCGCCGTATTCTGTTATCACATGGAATTTATTCACCAAAGAAAAGACGAACACGAAAGAAGGTGCATAAAACGCGCGAGAGAAGAGCTTGCTTCGGAGAGCTGTTGCAAGTGGACGCAACCCCGTTTCCTTGGTTCGGCGGGAAAGAAAAATCCGCATTACATGCTTTTATTGATGATGCGCGCGGAATGATTACCGGTCTTTATTTATGCAAAAACGAGTGCCTGCTCGGATATTTAGAAGTTCTGCGGCAGACACTCGAAAATTACGGACTCCCTGCCGCTCTTTATCCGGATAAGTGTAGCGTTTTTTTTGTTAATGCAAAAAAACAGTTATCCATTGAGGAGCAATTACAAGGAACCAAGGAACAAGTAACACAATTCGGCAAAATTATCAAGTACTTAGGAATCGATATGTTCCCGGCTCATTCATCACAAGCAAAAGGACGTGTTGAGCGATTATGGCAAACTTTACAAAGCCGACTCCCTGTTGAATTTGCACGACGCGGAATTACAACCATAGAGCAAGCAAATCAATTCTTAAAAGAGTATATCGGTATTTTCAACAAACAGTTTGGTGTTCCTGCCTGCGATTCATATTCAATGTTTGTACCGACGCCAAAAACACTCGATCTTGATAAACTGTTGTCATCGGTTATTACGCGCAAACTTTCAAGCGGATCTACCATCTCAATCAAAAACCATTTGTTTAAAATTGAGCAGAATAAATTCGGCGCAGGCACAATGGTAAATGTATTGATTTCCCAAAAGCATGGTATACGCGCTTTAATACATGATGAATTCTATCCGATTGTACCGCTCGATGATATATACCGAACCGATACGGTTGGACGAACCGGAGACCTGCCTCAAGTAGTTATTGACTTGATTTATGAATTCTTACTTAAAGATGCAAAAGCAGGATAA
- a CDS encoding ABC transporter substrate-binding protein: MKKGLVLTITLSLFIFVLAFGCSKNNESAEKTSQQDSTPVAEVEVKDIHGTVKVKVKPEKAVALDNRTFETLADWGVKLVAVPKGVMPADSPYVKDASVKNIGNHREPNLEIIAAANPTLLL, from the coding sequence ATGAAAAAAGGATTAGTCCTTACCATTACTTTATCACTTTTTATATTTGTTTTGGCCTTCGGCTGCTCCAAGAACAATGAATCTGCGGAAAAAACTTCTCAGCAAGATTCTACACCGGTTGCAGAGGTTGAGGTTAAGGATATCCACGGAACCGTAAAGGTTAAGGTAAAACCTGAAAAGGCTGTAGCGTTGGATAATAGAACGTTTGAAACGCTTGCCGATTGGGGTGTAAAGCTTGTCGCCGTACCGAAAGGTGTTATGCCGGCAGACAGTCCTTACGTAAAAGATGCATCAGTTAAAAATATCGGTAACCATCGCGAGCCTAATTTGGAAATAATTGCAGCTGCAAATCCCACCTTATTATTGTAG